The Alkalibacter saccharofermentans DSM 14828 genome has a window encoding:
- a CDS encoding PTS sugar transporter subunit IIA — protein MFKKILKRKDFFSPMEGELMRIDQVEDEVFSTRSMGDGFAIDFNGVDVKAPTDGEVIMAFPTGHAIGIKNDNMEYLIHIGMDTVELEGEGFELCVAQGDRIKQGDVIVKVDKEKILEKGKSLKSPIVFLTGEKIEVLSVGRYVKCMEKNIIKIK, from the coding sequence ATGTTTAAAAAAATACTTAAAAGAAAAGATTTTTTTTCACCCATGGAGGGTGAATTGATGAGAATTGATCAGGTTGAAGATGAAGTTTTTTCAACGAGGTCGATGGGGGATGGATTTGCCATAGATTTTAATGGAGTTGATGTTAAAGCGCCTACTGATGGAGAAGTTATTATGGCATTTCCGACAGGACATGCAATAGGCATAAAAAATGACAACATGGAATATTTGATTCACATAGGCATGGACACTGTCGAGCTTGAAGGGGAAGGCTTTGAGCTGTGCGTCGCTCAAGGAGATCGCATCAAGCAGGGAGATGTGATCGTGAAAGTCGATAAGGAAAAAATCCTTGAAAAAGGCAAATCCCTTAAATCACCAATTGTATTCTTGACAGGTGAAAAGATTGAGGTTTTGTCCGTGGGAAGATACGTAAAGTGCATGGAGAAAAATATAATTAAAATAAAATAA
- a CDS encoding alpha-glucoside-specific PTS transporter subunit IIBC has protein sequence MKQKIQRFGAAMFVPVLLFAFAGITVGLTILFKNQDIMGPIAHPDGMWYKFWFVVEEGGWTVFRQLPLLFVVGLPIALAKKAQARACLESLVIYLTFNYFISALLQLWGPTFNVDYSLEVGGVSGLALIAGIKTLDTGMIGAIFIAAIAVYLHNKFFDTKLPDFLGIFQGSSFVVIIGFFLMIPTALLISFVWPQIQAGIASMQGFLTSTGVFGVWLYTFLERILIPTGLHHFVYGPFLFGPAVVESGIYAEWTQNLSSFATSAMSLKEMFPEGGFALHGLSKVFGCTGIALAIYSTAKPEKKKIVAGLLIPATLTAVLAGITEPLEFTFLFIAPALFALHSVLAATLAAVSYTFGVVGNFGGGLIEWLAQNWMPLFNYHSSTYIIQIIIGLIFTVIYFFSFRFAILKFDLATPGREKDTDETKLYSKADYKAKKSSSGAANSKPSQAQAFLEALGGAENIVDVTNCATRLRVSVNDGSKLLSDNYFKEAGAHGVVRNGNAIQVIVGLSVPQVRDDFESLISDRNANGLV, from the coding sequence ATGAAACAAAAAATTCAAAGGTTTGGTGCAGCGATGTTTGTACCGGTTCTCCTGTTTGCTTTTGCAGGAATAACTGTAGGGTTGACTATATTGTTTAAAAATCAGGACATAATGGGCCCCATAGCCCACCCCGACGGCATGTGGTATAAATTTTGGTTTGTCGTCGAGGAAGGCGGCTGGACAGTGTTCAGACAGCTTCCACTATTGTTCGTGGTGGGTCTTCCCATAGCTTTGGCTAAAAAGGCACAAGCACGAGCTTGTCTTGAGTCTTTGGTAATATATTTGACATTCAACTACTTTATAAGCGCCTTGCTTCAATTATGGGGACCGACCTTTAATGTAGACTATTCTTTGGAAGTGGGTGGCGTCAGTGGACTTGCGCTCATAGCCGGAATAAAAACATTAGATACCGGGATGATCGGAGCTATATTTATAGCAGCCATCGCAGTATATTTGCATAATAAGTTTTTTGATACTAAGCTACCTGATTTTTTAGGGATATTTCAAGGATCTTCGTTTGTAGTCATAATCGGATTTTTTCTTATGATTCCTACAGCCCTTTTAATAAGCTTTGTTTGGCCGCAAATACAAGCAGGAATTGCTTCAATGCAGGGATTTTTAACATCAACTGGGGTATTCGGAGTTTGGTTGTACACTTTTTTAGAGAGAATATTAATTCCAACGGGGCTTCATCACTTTGTTTACGGACCGTTTCTTTTTGGTCCGGCAGTTGTTGAAAGCGGAATATATGCAGAATGGACGCAAAATCTGTCGTCATTTGCCACATCTGCAATGAGCTTAAAAGAAATGTTTCCGGAAGGTGGATTTGCGTTGCATGGTCTATCAAAAGTATTCGGTTGTACGGGGATTGCGCTAGCAATATATTCTACAGCCAAACCTGAGAAGAAAAAAATAGTCGCAGGTCTTCTTATACCCGCTACATTGACAGCAGTTCTTGCAGGGATAACCGAACCTCTGGAATTTACATTCTTGTTTATTGCACCGGCACTTTTTGCCCTTCACTCCGTACTGGCCGCTACTTTGGCCGCAGTTTCATATACATTTGGAGTAGTCGGTAACTTTGGAGGAGGACTAATAGAATGGTTGGCACAAAATTGGATGCCGTTGTTTAACTATCATTCTTCCACTTATATTATTCAGATCATAATAGGGTTGATATTTACGGTGATCTACTTCTTTTCATTCAGATTTGCTATACTGAAGTTTGATCTTGCTACTCCGGGAAGGGAAAAAGACACAGACGAGACAAAGCTGTACTCCAAAGCAGATTACAAGGCTAAAAAGTCTTCTTCTGGGGCCGCAAACAGCAAGCCCTCACAAGCTCAAGCGTTTTTAGAGGCACTAGGTGGAGCGGAAAACATCGTAGATGTAACGAATTGTGCTACGAGATTGAGAGTTTCTGTTAATGATGGATCAAAGCTTCTATCAGACAATTACTTCAAAGAAGCTGGAGCACATGGAGTTGTCAGAAACGGGAATGCGATTCAGGTTATAGTAGGTCTTTCAGTGCCACAAGTAAGGGATGACTTTGAAAGCTTGATTTCTGATCGCAATGCAAATGGCTTAGTATAA
- a CDS encoding 6-phospho-alpha-glucosidase, with protein MKSSSITIAGGGSTFTPGIVIMLLDNLDKFPIRQIKFYDNDGDRQEVIGKACEILLKERAPQIKFSYTTDPEEAFTDIDFVMAHIRVGKYAMRELDEKIPLRYKVLGQETCGPGGIAYGMRSIGGILEIIDFMEKYSPNAWMLNYSNPAAIVAEATRRLRPDSRVLNICDMPVGIEELMARIAGLNSRKEMDVRYYGLNHFGWWNSIRDKQGNDLMPKIKEHVAKYGYTFDMGHHQHVDASWNDTFHKAKDVFALDPDTLPNTYLKYYLFQDYVVEHSDIEFSRANEVMEGREKTVFKAAQDIIDKGTAKDCNFHPDEHASYIVDLARAIAFNTKERMLLIVENEGAIENFDSTGMVEIPCLVGSEGYEKLSMGKIPQFQKGLMEQQVSVEKLVVDAWITGSYQKLWQAMTLSKTVPSASIAKKILDDLIEANKEYWPELN; from the coding sequence ATGAAATCAAGCTCAATTACAATAGCAGGTGGGGGTAGCACTTTCACACCCGGAATAGTAATTATGTTGCTGGACAATCTTGACAAATTCCCGATACGTCAAATAAAATTCTACGATAATGATGGTGACCGACAGGAAGTAATAGGAAAGGCTTGTGAGATACTTCTAAAGGAAAGGGCACCGCAAATCAAGTTCAGCTATACTACAGATCCCGAAGAAGCCTTTACTGATATCGACTTCGTAATGGCTCATATAAGAGTCGGAAAGTATGCAATGCGTGAATTGGATGAAAAAATTCCACTAAGATATAAAGTATTAGGTCAAGAAACCTGTGGACCTGGGGGAATAGCATACGGAATGAGATCCATAGGAGGAATACTCGAAATCATAGATTTTATGGAAAAATATTCACCAAATGCGTGGATGCTTAACTACTCCAACCCGGCAGCAATCGTAGCTGAAGCTACGAGAAGACTGAGACCTGATTCAAGAGTGCTCAATATATGTGATATGCCTGTTGGTATAGAAGAGCTCATGGCCAGGATTGCAGGCTTGAATTCCAGAAAAGAAATGGATGTCAGATATTATGGACTAAACCACTTTGGCTGGTGGAATAGCATAAGAGATAAACAGGGAAATGATTTAATGCCAAAAATCAAAGAGCATGTGGCAAAATATGGATACACATTCGATATGGGTCACCACCAGCATGTTGACGCTAGCTGGAATGACACATTTCACAAGGCAAAGGATGTATTTGCTTTGGACCCGGACACATTGCCTAACACATATCTAAAATATTATCTGTTTCAGGACTACGTCGTCGAGCATTCAGACATAGAGTTTTCCAGAGCAAATGAAGTCATGGAAGGAAGAGAGAAAACAGTATTTAAAGCAGCACAGGATATAATAGACAAAGGGACTGCAAAGGACTGCAATTTTCATCCCGATGAACATGCAAGCTACATAGTAGATTTGGCTAGAGCCATAGCATTTAATACAAAGGAAAGAATGCTGCTTATAGTGGAGAACGAAGGGGCGATTGAAAACTTCGATTCAACCGGCATGGTAGAAATCCCTTGTCTGGTGGGAAGTGAAGGTTATGAAAAACTGAGCATGGGGAAAATTCCACAATTTCAAAAGGGATTGATGGAGCAGCAGGTTTCTGTAGAAAAGCTGGTAGTCGATGCCTGGATAACAGGAAGCTATCAAAAATTGTGGCAAGCTATGACTTTATCCAAAACGGTACCTAGTGCATCAATTGCCAAGAAAATACTTGACGATTTAATTGAAGCAAATAAAGAATATTGGCCTGAATTGAATTAG
- a CDS encoding MurR/RpiR family transcriptional regulator: MKLEELVNEYRQQLNQTDLQVWQFIYNNKEKCKTMSIYEMADHCCVSRTTILRFAKKISLDGYSELKAILKMEAGDQKEEKIDEVKALLGLYKRVAEEMADKDFTSVCRLIYKAKRIIGYGSGFVQKNVVNEIKRLFVNGGDLIYILEGNAEFNLLSKKLTKDDLFIIVSLDGESQQVIKMARELKLREIPFISITRLKDNTLASLSTEKIYITPYQFNLLD; this comes from the coding sequence ATGAAGCTTGAAGAACTTGTTAACGAATACCGGCAGCAATTAAATCAAACAGATCTTCAGGTCTGGCAGTTCATATATAACAATAAAGAAAAATGCAAGACCATGTCTATCTATGAAATGGCAGATCATTGCTGTGTATCGAGAACAACGATACTTCGTTTTGCAAAGAAGATATCCTTAGACGGTTACAGTGAATTAAAAGCAATTTTAAAAATGGAAGCAGGCGATCAAAAAGAAGAAAAAATTGATGAAGTAAAAGCTTTGCTAGGTCTTTATAAAAGAGTCGCTGAGGAGATGGCAGATAAGGATTTTACATCAGTCTGCAGGCTTATTTACAAAGCCAAAAGGATAATTGGATATGGGTCTGGTTTTGTCCAAAAAAATGTTGTAAATGAAATCAAAAGGCTTTTTGTAAACGGAGGAGACCTAATTTATATACTTGAAGGAAATGCCGAATTCAATCTGCTGTCCAAAAAGCTAACCAAGGACGACCTGTTCATCATCGTTTCTTTGGATGGAGAATCCCAGCAAGTCATAAAGATGGCCAGAGAGCTGAAATTAAGGGAGATACCTTTTATTTCGATAACAAGACTTAAAGACAATACCCTAGCAAGCTTGAGCACTGAAAAAATATATATAACACCATATCAATTCAACTTGTTGGATTAA
- the thiW gene encoding energy coupling factor transporter S component ThiW, with protein sequence MNIKKLSLAGLFVALAVSLSGFFIPVGAAKCFPIQHMVNVLSGVILGPVYGVGVAFATSLIRISMGTGSLLAFPGSMIGAMMCGVLYMKSRKMTHAFLGEVVGTGLFGALASYPVAALLMGREVALFAFVIPFGVSSIAGSTISVLIIKALERTKVFQLIKM encoded by the coding sequence ATGAACATCAAAAAATTATCATTAGCAGGTCTTTTTGTTGCACTAGCTGTATCATTGTCCGGATTCTTTATTCCTGTGGGAGCCGCAAAGTGCTTTCCCATACAGCATATGGTCAATGTTTTATCTGGAGTAATACTGGGACCCGTATATGGAGTGGGGGTTGCATTTGCAACATCTCTGATTCGCATTTCAATGGGTACCGGGAGCCTTCTTGCCTTCCCGGGGAGCATGATAGGAGCTATGATGTGTGGTGTTTTGTACATGAAAAGCAGAAAGATGACCCACGCATTTTTAGGTGAAGTTGTTGGGACCGGTTTATTCGGAGCGCTTGCTTCCTACCCTGTAGCCGCATTATTAATGGGCAGGGAGGTAGCCCTGTTCGCATTTGTGATTCCCTTTGGAGTAAGCTCGATTGCAGGAAGCACAATTTCAGTATTGATTATAAAAGCTTTGGAGAGAACTAAGGTGTTTCAACTTATCAAAATGTGA
- a CDS encoding methyltransferase family protein, with translation MKNLKKHIISFLLPIVVCIAVPLVIIFFEISAVGDSLFNQNKAVLLLGIILLLVSCICFFIIVKFFISVSRSTIMPWNPSQRLIMTGPYAYVRNPMILSVITVLLGYSLVFASMRIFAFCFVFFIVNNLYFSLFEEPDLLKRFGKDYDHYKKNVPRWIPRAKPWNPPGNND, from the coding sequence ATGAAAAATTTAAAAAAGCATATCATATCATTTCTCTTGCCTATAGTCGTATGCATCGCAGTTCCCTTGGTTATTATTTTCTTTGAAATAAGTGCTGTGGGCGATTCTCTTTTCAACCAAAACAAAGCAGTTCTATTATTGGGTATTATACTGCTTTTAGTCAGCTGCATTTGTTTTTTTATTATCGTTAAGTTTTTTATTTCCGTTAGCAGAAGCACGATTATGCCTTGGAATCCTTCTCAAAGACTTATTATGACAGGACCATATGCCTATGTTAGAAATCCGATGATATTAAGCGTAATCACGGTATTGCTGGGATATTCTCTTGTTTTCGCTTCAATGAGGATATTTGCCTTCTGCTTTGTATTTTTCATAGTCAACAACTTATATTTCTCTTTATTTGAAGAGCCTGATCTCTTAAAGCGTTTCGGCAAAGATTACGACCATTATAAAAAAAATGTTCCCAGGTGGATTCCAAGAGCAAAGCCTTGGAATCCACCTGGGAACAATGATTAA